From a region of the Mycolicibacterium sp. MU0050 genome:
- a CDS encoding TetR family transcriptional regulator — translation MAAKTRDADATRATILAAARTQFGAHGFERATIRSIAAAADVDPALVMHYFGSKANLFAEASKLEIPFPDLTETRPERVAEVLVPLLEQVWGSEGAFIPLLRAAATNRAAADMLLEVFVQQVAPALAAAAIDRPLERAAMVGSQVLGIVVARNIVGVPPLVSMDSATLVEWLRPVIAHYLAGPAPGETC, via the coding sequence ATGGCTGCCAAGACCCGCGATGCCGACGCCACCCGAGCCACGATCCTGGCGGCCGCACGCACGCAGTTCGGGGCCCACGGTTTCGAACGCGCCACCATCCGCTCGATCGCCGCCGCGGCCGACGTCGACCCCGCGCTGGTGATGCACTACTTCGGCAGCAAGGCCAACCTGTTCGCGGAGGCCTCGAAGCTCGAGATCCCGTTCCCGGACCTCACCGAAACCCGGCCGGAGCGGGTCGCCGAGGTGCTGGTGCCGCTGCTGGAGCAGGTGTGGGGCAGCGAGGGCGCGTTCATCCCGCTGCTGCGGGCCGCCGCCACCAACCGCGCGGCCGCGGACATGCTCCTGGAGGTCTTCGTCCAACAGGTCGCCCCGGCGCTGGCGGCGGCGGCCATCGACCGCCCGTTAGAGCGCGCGGCGATGGTGGGCTCGCAGGTACTCGGGATCGTGGTGGCCCGCAACATCGTCGGCGTGCCGCCGCTGGTGTCGATGGACTCCGCCACGCTCGTCGAGTGGTTGCGTCCCGTCATCGCGCACTACCTGGCGGGTCCGGCGCCGGGCGAGACCTGCTGA
- a CDS encoding esterase family protein, which translates to MATATLLAAMLTAMFLVVGPAPQSRAVSQVPIELLDVPSPSMGRDIRVEFLGGGPHSVYLLDGLRAQEDSNGWNINTAAFDWFNGSGISVVMPVGGQSSFYTDWYRPAAGTAGTSTYKWETFLTQELPAWLAANKGQDPTGNAVVGLSMAGGAALTLAIWHPQQFIFASSLSGFLNPSNGLWPTLIGLAMKDAGGYNSVDMWGPASDIAWKRNDPMVNINRLVANRTALWIYCGNGTPSDLDSGNDFGTNFSAQYLENITASTNKDFQKRYLAAGGRNAVFNFPTNGTHSWGYWGSQLQAMKPDLVRILTTPTPAPLPAPVPGAPAPGLPGTVAAPALPGQLPATAAAPAAPALPPALPPALPAASPPVAPVTVPVRLATS; encoded by the coding sequence ATGGCCACCGCCACCCTGCTGGCGGCGATGTTGACCGCGATGTTCCTCGTCGTCGGTCCCGCCCCGCAGTCCCGGGCGGTCTCCCAGGTGCCCATCGAACTGCTCGACGTGCCGTCGCCCTCGATGGGCCGCGACATCCGGGTGGAGTTCCTCGGCGGCGGGCCGCACTCGGTGTATCTGCTCGACGGCCTGCGCGCCCAGGAGGATTCCAACGGCTGGAACATCAACACCGCGGCCTTCGACTGGTTCAACGGGTCCGGGATCTCGGTGGTGATGCCGGTCGGCGGCCAATCCAGCTTCTACACCGACTGGTACCGGCCGGCGGCCGGGACCGCGGGCACCTCCACCTACAAGTGGGAAACCTTTCTGACCCAAGAACTTCCGGCGTGGCTGGCCGCGAACAAGGGCCAGGACCCCACCGGTAATGCGGTGGTCGGACTGTCGATGGCCGGCGGCGCGGCGCTGACCCTGGCGATCTGGCATCCGCAGCAGTTCATCTTCGCCAGCTCGCTGTCGGGCTTCCTGAACCCTTCGAACGGCTTGTGGCCCACGCTGATCGGGCTCGCCATGAAGGACGCCGGCGGTTACAACTCGGTCGACATGTGGGGCCCGGCCAGCGACATCGCGTGGAAGCGCAACGACCCGATGGTCAACATCAACCGGCTGGTGGCCAACCGGACCGCGCTGTGGATCTACTGCGGCAACGGCACCCCGTCGGATCTGGACAGCGGCAACGACTTCGGCACCAACTTCAGCGCCCAGTACCTGGAGAACATCACCGCGAGCACCAACAAGGATTTCCAGAAGCGCTACCTGGCCGCCGGTGGTCGCAACGCGGTGTTCAACTTCCCCACCAACGGCACCCACAGCTGGGGGTACTGGGGTTCGCAGCTGCAGGCGATGAAGCCCGACCTGGTGCGCATCCTGACCACCCCGACGCCGGCCCCGCTGCCCGCCCCCGTGCCGGGTGCGCCCGCGCCGGGCCTGCCGGGCACGGTCGCGGCCCCGGCGCTGCCGGGCCAATTGCCGGCCACCGCCGCGGCGCCCGCGGCCCCGGCACTGCCCCCGGCGTTGCCGCCGGCGCTGCCCGCCGCGTCGCCGCCGGTTGCCCCGGTGACCGTTCCGGTCCGGTTGGCGACCTCTTAG
- a CDS encoding FAD-dependent oxidoreductase, whose amino-acid sequence MISKDADARVDVVVVGAGPTGLTAAGDLARLGRRVVVLERWPKINPSSRAFATMARTLEVLDARGLADGLLAESHRAPAVTLFAGARLDLTLLDSQYPFVMIAPQTKVDAALARYALEQGAEVRRGHEVTGLAQDAHGVSVTARGADGRSQTWHARYLIGADGAHSTVRTLVGADFPGETILRSMVLADIELAEGPDGGGLTVGNTENVLGFLAPYDAPADGTDAGGRWFRAMVWDRRHQLPDTEPVTRGEVERALAEAMQADFGLVQMGWTSRFHSDERQVAAYRHGRVFLAGDAAHVHSPMGGQGMNTGIQDAANLAWKIDAVLGGADDAVLDTYHSERHPIGKRVLRQSGLLARAVTMHARPARWVRDLLVPNALRIPRVRAAVAGSFAGTMLRYGPGHGLIGRRATAVPLIGPRLTELQRTPGFVLVRERGARALDVELRQAQRATDGDALLVRPDGYIAWAGDSRDVAGWSAALRRWTGARSRTAARS is encoded by the coding sequence ATGATCAGCAAAGATGCCGATGCCCGCGTCGATGTCGTCGTCGTCGGCGCCGGACCGACCGGATTGACGGCGGCGGGAGACCTCGCACGCCTGGGGCGGCGAGTAGTGGTCCTGGAGCGGTGGCCGAAGATCAACCCGTCGAGCCGCGCCTTCGCCACCATGGCGCGCACCCTGGAGGTGCTCGACGCCCGCGGCCTGGCCGACGGGCTGCTCGCCGAGTCCCACCGGGCCCCGGCGGTCACGCTGTTCGCCGGGGCCCGGCTCGACCTGACCCTGCTGGACTCCCAGTACCCGTTCGTGATGATCGCGCCGCAGACGAAGGTCGACGCGGCCCTGGCCCGCTACGCCCTCGAGCAGGGTGCCGAGGTCCGGCGTGGGCACGAGGTGACCGGCCTGGCCCAGGACGCCCACGGGGTCAGCGTGACCGCGCGGGGCGCCGATGGGCGATCCCAGACCTGGCACGCGCGCTATCTGATCGGGGCCGACGGCGCCCACAGCACCGTGCGCACCCTGGTCGGCGCCGACTTCCCCGGCGAGACCATCCTGCGCTCAATGGTGTTGGCCGACATCGAACTTGCCGAGGGCCCCGACGGCGGCGGCCTGACGGTCGGCAACACCGAGAACGTCCTCGGATTCCTGGCGCCCTACGACGCGCCCGCCGACGGTACCGACGCCGGGGGGCGGTGGTTCCGGGCGATGGTCTGGGACCGCCGGCACCAGTTGCCCGACACCGAGCCGGTGACCCGCGGCGAGGTCGAACGTGCGCTGGCCGAGGCCATGCAGGCCGACTTCGGCCTGGTCCAGATGGGCTGGACCTCCCGATTCCATTCGGACGAAAGACAAGTCGCGGCCTACCGCCACGGCCGGGTGTTCCTGGCCGGCGACGCCGCCCACGTGCACTCGCCGATGGGCGGGCAGGGCATGAACACCGGGATCCAGGACGCGGCCAACCTCGCCTGGAAGATCGATGCGGTGCTGGGCGGTGCCGACGACGCGGTCCTGGACACCTATCACAGTGAGCGTCACCCCATCGGCAAGCGGGTGCTACGCCAGTCGGGCCTGCTGGCCCGCGCGGTGACCATGCACGCCCGTCCGGCCCGTTGGGTGCGGGACCTGTTGGTGCCCAACGCTCTACGCATTCCGCGGGTGCGCGCCGCGGTGGCCGGCAGTTTCGCGGGCACCATGCTGCGCTATGGACCCGGGCACGGATTGATCGGACGACGGGCCACCGCGGTCCCGCTGATCGGCCCGCGCCTGACCGAGCTGCAACGCACCCCCGGGTTCGTGCTGGTGCGCGAGCGGGGCGCCCGGGCCCTCGACGTCGAGCTGCGCCAGGCCCAACGCGCCACCGACGGCGACGCGCTGCTGGTCCGCCCCGACGGCTACATCGCCTGGGCGGGCGATTCCCGCGACGTCGCCGGTTGGTCGGCCGCGCTGCGCCGATGGACCGGGGCGCGGTCGCGCACGGCCGCCCGGTCGTAG
- the htpG gene encoding molecular chaperone HtpG: protein MTSQAEQLEFQAEARQLLDLMIHSVYSNKDSFLRELISNASDALDKLRIEALRNKDLDVDTSDLHIAIEVDQGPPRTLILRDNGIGMTRDEVVDLIGTLAKSGTGELRQKLREADSADTSEELIGQFGVGFYSTFMVADKVELLTRKAGESTATRWTSSGDGTYTVEPVEDAPQGTSVTLYLKPEDAEDELHDYTSEWKIRELVKKYSDFIAWPIRMQVERRTPPAEEGGEEELTVETQTLNSMKALWARDRSEVSDDEYKEFYRHIAHAWDDPLEIISMKAEGTFSYQALLFIPSHAPFDLFMRDAKVGVQLYVKRVFVMADCEQLMPPYLRFVKGVVDAEDMSLNVSREILQQDRQLTAIRRRLTKKVLSVIKSMQSERPQDYDTLWTQFGSVLKEGLMSDVDNRETLLGVASFASTHDDEKRTTLADYVERMKDGQEQIFFATGQSREQILASPHLEAFKAKGYEVLLLTDPVDEVWTGSVPEFDGKPLQSVAKGEVDLDSEEEKAAHEAERQEAERDFADLLSWLKDTLDEHVKEVRLSTRLTESPACLITDNFGMTPALARMYRASGQEVPVGKRILELNPKHPLVVGLQRSHRDGGDDAHQQHLADTAELLYGTALLAEGDIPDDPAKFAALLAQRLTGTV, encoded by the coding sequence ATGACCTCACAGGCGGAGCAGCTGGAATTCCAGGCCGAGGCCCGTCAACTGCTGGATCTGATGATCCACTCGGTGTACTCCAACAAGGACTCGTTTCTGCGGGAGTTGATCTCGAACGCCTCCGACGCACTGGACAAGCTGCGGATCGAGGCGCTGCGGAACAAGGACCTGGACGTCGACACCTCCGATCTGCATATCGCGATCGAGGTGGACCAGGGCCCGCCGCGCACCCTGATCCTGCGCGACAACGGCATCGGCATGACCCGCGATGAGGTCGTGGACCTCATCGGTACGCTCGCCAAGTCGGGCACCGGTGAGCTGCGTCAGAAGCTGCGCGAAGCCGACTCGGCCGATACCTCCGAAGAACTGATCGGCCAGTTCGGTGTCGGCTTCTATTCGACGTTCATGGTCGCCGACAAGGTCGAGTTGCTCACCCGCAAGGCCGGCGAGAGCACCGCAACCCGGTGGACCTCGAGCGGTGACGGCACCTACACCGTCGAGCCGGTCGAGGACGCGCCGCAGGGCACCTCGGTCACCCTGTACCTCAAGCCCGAGGACGCCGAGGACGAACTGCACGACTACACCTCGGAGTGGAAGATCCGGGAGCTGGTCAAGAAGTACTCCGACTTCATCGCCTGGCCCATCCGGATGCAGGTGGAACGGCGCACGCCGCCGGCCGAGGAGGGCGGCGAGGAAGAACTCACCGTCGAAACCCAGACCCTGAACTCCATGAAGGCGCTCTGGGCCCGGGACCGGTCCGAGGTCTCCGACGACGAGTACAAGGAGTTCTACCGGCACATCGCGCACGCCTGGGACGACCCGCTCGAGATCATCTCGATGAAGGCCGAAGGGACCTTCTCCTACCAGGCGCTGTTGTTCATCCCGTCGCACGCCCCGTTCGACCTGTTCATGCGGGACGCCAAAGTGGGCGTACAGCTCTACGTCAAACGGGTGTTCGTGATGGCCGACTGCGAGCAGCTCATGCCGCCCTACCTGCGCTTCGTCAAGGGCGTGGTGGACGCGGAGGACATGTCGCTCAACGTTTCACGCGAGATCCTGCAGCAGGACCGGCAGCTCACCGCCATCCGCCGCCGCCTGACCAAGAAGGTCCTGTCGGTGATCAAGAGCATGCAGTCGGAGCGGCCCCAGGACTACGACACGTTGTGGACCCAATTCGGGTCGGTCCTCAAGGAAGGGTTGATGTCCGACGTCGACAACAGGGAGACACTGTTGGGCGTCGCGTCGTTCGCCTCCACCCACGACGACGAAAAGCGCACGACCCTGGCCGACTACGTCGAGCGGATGAAGGACGGTCAGGAGCAGATCTTCTTCGCCACCGGGCAGTCCCGCGAGCAAATATTGGCCTCCCCGCACCTCGAGGCGTTCAAGGCCAAGGGATACGAGGTGTTGCTGCTCACCGACCCCGTCGACGAGGTGTGGACCGGCTCGGTGCCCGAGTTCGACGGCAAGCCACTGCAATCGGTGGCCAAGGGTGAGGTCGATCTGGACTCCGAGGAGGAGAAGGCGGCGCACGAAGCCGAACGACAGGAGGCGGAGCGGGATTTCGCCGATCTGCTGAGCTGGCTGAAGGACACCCTCGATGAGCACGTCAAAGAGGTTCGGCTGTCCACCCGGCTCACGGAGTCGCCGGCCTGCTTGATCACCGACAACTTCGGGATGACCCCGGCGCTGGCGCGCATGTACCGCGCGTCGGGTCAGGAGGTGCCGGTGGGCAAACGCATCCTGGAGCTCAACCCGAAGCATCCGCTGGTGGTGGGCCTGCAGCGCTCGCACCGGGACGGGGGCGACGACGCGCACCAGCAACACCTGGCGGATACGGCCGAATTGCTCTACGGCACCGCGCTTCTCGCCGAAGGCGACATTCCCGACGATCCGGCGAAGTTCGCCGCGTTGCTCGCGCAGCGGTTGACCGGCACCGTCTAG
- a CDS encoding YceI family protein codes for MTTRTRTLDQNDGTLTLRTGVTGRAARMGHRLTIALDSWRASVTFSADTPVAASMVIDVDSLRVIDGAGGLTPLTGPEKVLVRGNALKTLAAQRFPTVEFDAETIEATDAGYRLVGPLTLHGVTRDTAVAVQLTDGTRISARAAVSHKNFRIRPYSMAMGAMKVADEVAIEFNATLR; via the coding sequence GTGACCACCCGGACCCGCACCCTCGACCAGAACGACGGCACGCTGACGCTCCGCACCGGCGTCACGGGCCGCGCCGCGCGAATGGGGCATCGGCTGACCATCGCGTTGGACTCCTGGCGGGCCAGTGTCACCTTCTCCGCCGACACCCCGGTGGCCGCGAGCATGGTGATCGACGTCGACTCGCTCCGGGTGATCGACGGTGCCGGCGGCCTGACGCCGCTGACGGGACCGGAGAAGGTCCTGGTGCGGGGCAACGCGCTGAAGACGCTGGCCGCCCAACGCTTCCCCACCGTCGAGTTCGACGCCGAGACCATCGAGGCCACCGACGCCGGGTACCGGCTGGTGGGTCCCCTGACCCTGCACGGCGTCACCCGCGACACCGCGGTCGCCGTCCAGTTGACCGACGGCACCCGCATCAGCGCCCGCGCCGCGGTGTCGCACAAGAACTTTCGGATCCGGCCCTACAGCATGGCCATGGGCGCGATGAAGGTCGCCGACGAGGTGGCCATCGAGTTCAACGCGACGCTGCGGTAA
- a CDS encoding NCS2 family permease — MTRLDNFFEISSRGSTVGGELRGGVVTFIAMAYIIVLNPIILSGTADVAGNELGFTQVSAVTSLAAGVMTIVFGLVARLPFAFAAGLGINSFLASSVVGVVTWPEAMGLVVINGLIIVLLAVTGLRRLIFEAVPMPLKLGITAGIGLFILFIGLVDAGFVGSTGRPSPPLGLGQDGAGSIDSVPTAVFVGTLLLTGILVARKVRGAILIGLAAGTVVAVVIEAIWHLGSATENPGGWGLSVPTLSGSPFAIPDLSLIGEFSLDSVGRIGVLAAVMLVFTLVFTNFFDAMGTFTGLSRQAGLADERGNFPRLRAALVVEGAGAVVGGATSSSSNTVFVESGAGIGEGARTGLASVVTGGLFLAAMFLTPLAAVVPSEVATAALVIVGAMMAANLREIDFSDFSVALPVVLTVAVMPLSYSIANGIGVGFISWVVVRSASGKAREISPLLWIVAAGFLLYFVRGPIDALLGV; from the coding sequence GTGACCCGACTCGACAACTTCTTCGAGATCAGCTCGCGCGGCTCCACCGTGGGCGGCGAACTCCGTGGCGGTGTCGTCACTTTCATCGCGATGGCCTACATCATCGTGCTGAACCCGATCATCTTGTCCGGCACCGCCGACGTCGCGGGCAACGAACTGGGCTTCACCCAGGTCTCGGCGGTCACGTCGTTGGCCGCGGGCGTGATGACCATCGTGTTCGGCCTGGTGGCGCGGCTGCCGTTCGCGTTCGCCGCGGGGCTGGGCATCAACTCGTTCCTGGCGTCGTCGGTGGTCGGCGTGGTCACCTGGCCCGAGGCGATGGGCCTGGTGGTGATCAACGGGTTGATCATCGTGCTGCTGGCGGTCACCGGGCTGCGGCGCCTCATCTTCGAGGCGGTGCCGATGCCGCTCAAGCTCGGCATCACCGCCGGCATCGGCTTGTTCATCCTCTTCATCGGCCTGGTCGACGCCGGATTCGTCGGGTCGACGGGCCGGCCCTCTCCCCCGCTCGGGCTGGGCCAGGACGGCGCCGGGTCCATCGACAGCGTGCCGACGGCGGTATTCGTCGGGACGCTGTTGCTCACCGGGATCCTGGTGGCCCGAAAGGTGCGTGGCGCCATCCTGATCGGGCTGGCCGCGGGCACTGTGGTGGCGGTGGTGATCGAGGCGATCTGGCACCTGGGCTCGGCGACGGAGAACCCCGGCGGATGGGGTCTGTCGGTGCCGACGCTGTCCGGGTCGCCGTTCGCGATCCCCGATCTGTCGCTGATCGGCGAGTTCAGCCTCGACAGCGTCGGCCGGATCGGCGTCCTGGCCGCCGTGATGCTGGTCTTCACGCTGGTGTTCACCAACTTCTTCGACGCCATGGGCACGTTCACCGGACTGTCCCGACAGGCCGGGCTGGCCGACGAACGCGGCAACTTCCCGCGGCTGCGTGCCGCGCTGGTGGTCGAGGGCGCCGGCGCGGTGGTGGGCGGGGCGACCTCGTCGTCGTCGAACACGGTCTTCGTCGAATCCGGGGCCGGCATCGGCGAGGGTGCACGCACCGGGCTGGCGAGCGTGGTGACAGGCGGATTGTTCCTCGCGGCAATGTTTTTGACGCCGCTGGCCGCGGTGGTGCCGTCCGAGGTCGCCACCGCGGCGCTGGTGATCGTCGGCGCCATGATGGCCGCGAACCTGCGCGAGATCGATTTCTCGGACTTCTCGGTGGCGCTGCCGGTGGTGCTCACCGTGGCGGTGATGCCGCTGAGCTACTCGATTGCCAACGGCATCGGCGTCGGCTTCATCTCCTGGGTGGTGGTGCGCTCGGCGTCCGGCAAGGCCCGCGAGATCAGCCCGTTGTTGTGGATCGTCGCGGCCGGGTTCCTGCTGTACTTCGTCCGCGGGCCCATCGACGCGCTGCTGGGGGTCTGA
- a CDS encoding HAMP domain-containing sensor histidine kinase, with the protein MAGVIGTILVIGGWVWFGIINDQYSQLDRRLDSVSSLGDFSNILAAPPPASAEQQFEDGNLVRTARIGRVTVSTPSDVVLPKFEDGYTNTTIDGVDYRVRTFQVGPASIALGSPLQETQDRINALHMRVTIICTSLILTTLVVGWVISLVMITPFRRLAQQARAINAQSTPDEVQVRGVWEAVEIGEAVEGMLDRIGKEQERTKAALESARDFAAAASHELRTPLTAMRTNLEVLSTLDMPAEARQELIGDVMRTQSRIETTLWALERLAQGQLTTADDFVPCDITEILDRAAHDAERSYPDLTVSLAATTTVLMVGLPAGLRLVIDNAIANAVKHGGATEVRLDATSSATGVQITVDDNGSGVPEAERTEVFERFSRGSTASRSGSGLGLALVAQQAEVHGGTARLDKSPLGGARLVLDLPGVQ; encoded by the coding sequence ATGGCCGGCGTGATCGGCACCATTCTGGTGATCGGCGGATGGGTCTGGTTCGGCATCATCAACGATCAGTACAGCCAGCTGGACCGGCGTCTCGACTCGGTGAGCAGCCTCGGCGACTTCAGCAACATCCTGGCGGCGCCCCCGCCGGCCTCGGCCGAGCAGCAGTTCGAGGACGGCAACCTGGTGCGCACCGCGCGCATCGGGCGGGTGACCGTCTCCACGCCCAGCGATGTCGTGCTGCCGAAGTTCGAGGACGGCTACACCAACACCACCATCGACGGCGTCGACTACCGGGTGCGGACCTTCCAAGTGGGCCCGGCCTCGATTGCCCTGGGGTCCCCGCTGCAGGAAACCCAGGACCGGATCAACGCGCTGCACATGCGCGTCACCATCATCTGCACCAGCCTGATCCTCACCACGCTGGTGGTCGGCTGGGTCATCTCGCTGGTGATGATCACCCCGTTCCGCCGGCTGGCGCAGCAGGCCCGCGCCATCAACGCGCAGTCCACGCCCGACGAGGTGCAGGTGCGCGGCGTGTGGGAGGCCGTCGAGATCGGTGAGGCGGTCGAGGGCATGCTCGACCGGATCGGCAAGGAGCAGGAACGCACCAAGGCCGCCCTGGAGTCGGCGCGCGACTTCGCCGCCGCCGCCTCCCACGAGCTGCGCACCCCGCTGACCGCGATGCGGACCAACCTGGAGGTGCTGTCCACCCTGGACATGCCCGCCGAGGCCCGCCAGGAGCTCATCGGCGACGTGATGCGCACGCAGAGCCGCATCGAGACCACGCTGTGGGCGCTGGAGCGCCTGGCCCAGGGCCAGCTGACCACGGCCGACGACTTCGTGCCGTGCGACATCACCGAGATCCTGGACCGCGCCGCCCACGACGCGGAGCGCAGCTACCCGGACCTGACGGTGTCGCTGGCGGCCACCACGACGGTGCTGATGGTCGGGTTGCCGGCCGGGCTGCGGCTGGTCATCGACAACGCCATCGCCAACGCCGTCAAGCACGGCGGGGCCACCGAGGTGCGCCTCGACGCCACCAGCTCGGCCACCGGCGTGCAGATCACGGTCGACGACAACGGTTCCGGGGTACCGGAGGCCGAACGCACCGAGGTCTTCGAACGGTTCTCCCGGGGGTCGACGGCCTCGCGGTCCGGGTCGGGCCTGGGGCTGGCGTTGGTCGCGCAGCAGGCCGAGGTGCACGGGGGCACCGCCCGCCTCGACAAGAGCCCGCTGGGCGGGGCCCGGCTGGTGCTGGACCTGCCCGGCGTGCAGTAA
- a CDS encoding molybdopterin-dependent oxidoreductase has translation MCGLIATVENDRLVSLRPDQDHPLSQGRACPKGIAFTEVQNDPDRVLTPLRRQDDGSFAPVSWDDALDDIAARLTRILAESGGEAVGQYFGNPAAFGYAASIWSGFFMKRVGANHLYSAGSQDINSRYVASNLLYGAATQLPFPDLPRTDFLFMLGANPLISHGSALRVPRVRDDLAGIVKRGGRVVVVDPRRTETAAAYEHVAVRPDSDAWLLLSMLQVIFAEQLEDRQAIAAQSTGADTLRALCADFPPEDTAARTGVPTDVVRGLARDFCAARTAVAYARTGACLGHHGTLVSFLIDVLNVVSGNLDRPGGSLMSHAVIPLEDMGEKAGAFDYDTKRSRIGNFPAVHNTFPAAVMADEITTPGPGQLRALFVLAGNPVLSVPNSPALDAALGKLDLLVSLDFYVNETNRHAHYILPSTTMLERDDLPMAFAACCPSVYIQSTEAVVKPYGQARQEWEVFQDLAARMGLSMLATGAMEKLNPVLHWVERRGLRFTPRRMMDLLLRTGPYGDRFGLRRRGLNLEKLRQHPHGILLAEHAPHGVLHKVVRHSSRKVRLDPPQIVAEIGRLGDAPATSAEFPLLAIGIRELKSQNSWMHNSPTLMKGNRRHRARINPRDAEAAGLRDGGRVRVVSVDGAIETEVMVTDEVGPGTVAIPQGWGHRGGGWRLANANPGVNVNELTSNRAEDLELLAGMAVLNGVAVRLEAVPLDDEFAAAASAAESP, from the coding sequence ATGTGCGGCCTGATCGCGACGGTCGAGAACGACCGGCTGGTGTCGTTGCGCCCGGATCAGGACCATCCGCTGTCGCAGGGCCGCGCCTGCCCGAAGGGAATCGCGTTCACCGAGGTACAGAACGATCCGGACCGGGTGCTGACGCCGCTGCGCCGCCAGGACGACGGCAGCTTCGCCCCGGTGTCCTGGGACGACGCGCTCGATGACATCGCCGCCCGGTTGACCCGCATCCTGGCCGAGTCCGGCGGGGAGGCGGTCGGGCAGTACTTCGGCAACCCGGCCGCGTTCGGCTACGCGGCCAGCATCTGGTCCGGGTTCTTCATGAAGCGGGTCGGCGCCAATCACCTGTATTCGGCCGGCTCCCAGGACATCAACAGCCGCTACGTGGCCAGCAACCTGCTCTACGGCGCGGCCACCCAGCTGCCGTTCCCCGACCTGCCCCGCACCGACTTCCTGTTCATGCTCGGGGCCAACCCGTTGATCTCGCACGGCAGCGCGCTGCGGGTCCCCCGGGTCCGCGACGACCTGGCGGGCATCGTCAAGCGCGGCGGACGCGTGGTGGTCGTCGATCCCCGTCGCACCGAGACCGCCGCGGCCTACGAGCACGTGGCGGTGCGGCCGGACTCCGACGCCTGGCTGCTGCTGTCGATGCTGCAGGTCATCTTCGCCGAACAACTCGAGGACCGGCAGGCCATCGCCGCGCAGTCGACGGGCGCCGACACGCTGCGGGCCCTGTGCGCCGACTTCCCGCCCGAAGACACCGCGGCACGCACCGGCGTGCCCACCGACGTGGTGCGCGGCCTGGCCCGCGATTTCTGCGCCGCCCGCACCGCGGTGGCCTACGCCCGCACCGGCGCCTGCCTCGGGCATCACGGCACGTTGGTGAGCTTCTTGATCGACGTGCTCAACGTGGTCAGCGGCAATCTGGACCGCCCCGGCGGCAGCCTGATGTCGCACGCCGTCATCCCGCTGGAAGACATGGGTGAGAAGGCCGGCGCGTTCGACTACGACACCAAACGTTCCCGGATCGGGAACTTCCCCGCCGTGCACAACACGTTCCCGGCCGCGGTGATGGCCGACGAGATCACCACCCCCGGGCCCGGACAGTTGCGCGCGTTGTTCGTGTTGGCCGGCAACCCGGTGCTGTCGGTGCCCAACAGTCCCGCGCTCGACGCGGCGTTGGGCAAGCTGGATCTGCTTGTCTCGCTGGACTTCTACGTCAACGAGACCAACCGGCACGCGCACTACATCCTGCCCAGCACCACCATGCTCGAACGCGACGACCTGCCGATGGCGTTCGCGGCGTGCTGCCCGTCGGTGTACATCCAATCCACCGAGGCCGTGGTGAAGCCGTACGGGCAGGCCCGCCAGGAATGGGAGGTGTTCCAGGATTTGGCGGCCCGGATGGGGTTGTCGATGCTGGCCACCGGGGCGATGGAGAAGCTCAACCCGGTGCTGCACTGGGTGGAACGGCGCGGTCTGCGGTTCACGCCGCGGCGGATGATGGACCTGTTGCTGCGCACCGGCCCCTACGGCGACCGCTTCGGGCTGCGCCGGCGTGGTCTGAATCTCGAGAAACTGCGGCAACATCCGCACGGGATACTGCTCGCCGAGCACGCGCCGCACGGCGTGCTGCACAAGGTGGTCCGGCACTCCAGCCGCAAGGTGCGGCTGGATCCCCCGCAGATCGTCGCCGAGATCGGTCGGCTCGGCGACGCACCCGCCACCAGCGCCGAGTTCCCGCTGCTGGCCATCGGCATCCGGGAATTGAAGTCGCAGAACAGCTGGATGCACAACAGCCCGACGCTGATGAAGGGCAACCGGCGGCATCGGGCGCGGATCAACCCGCGCGACGCCGAGGCCGCGGGTCTGCGCGACGGTGGACGCGTGCGGGTGGTGTCGGTCGACGGGGCCATCGAAACCGAGGTGATGGTCACCGACGAGGTGGGCCCCGGCACCGTCGCGATCCCGCAGGGCTGGGGACACCGCGGCGGTGGCTGGCGGTTGGCCAACGCCAACCCGGGCGTCAACGTCAACGAACTGACGTCGAACCGCGCCGAGGACCTCGAGCTGCTGGCGGGGATGGCCGTGCTCAACGGGGTCGCGGTCCGACTGGAGGCCGTGCCGCTGGACGACGAGTTCGCCGCCGCGGCCAGCGCCGCCGAGTCCCCCTAG